The Solanum lycopersicum chromosome 2, SLM_r2.1 DNA window ACATGCCACTTTTCAGATCAGCCATTGGGGGGTTGATTGTAGGCTAAGATGAGCAATTAATGCTAACCTTGCCAAAACAAGGACGTCCCCCAAGGATGGGACAACAACTGATGGGGCAATTTCCTCTTTTGGAAATAAAGCAGCTTGCTGCCTATTTGTAAAGTTTCCTTTTGTagcttttcttttttggttttgCTTCCCAGCGATTTTGACTAATTTAAAAAGGGGCTTGTATAGAGTTTTTAAGCATTTTTACTCTTGTAAAGACTTGaagaaatacatattgaaaaatTGGCATTCGCCTCCCAACTTAGCTTTCCGATTTGGCCCCTTGCTTGGCTGTTTTAGTCGACTGTTTTGGCCGTCTTGTTGATACACCTTTGGGTGATCGTTTGGTTGTTTGGACTGAGCATTTGAAGGTCCAAATataggaaatatttttttctttttaatctcatttaatcaattaaaacaCAATAATTTCATGTACCCTTTCAACATATaataaaggcataatacatatatatgccCCTTAACTTAGATTCAAATTATAACTTTGACTTTTAAGTTTGTTactgcacaaatagacactttaactatccaaaacttaaataaaaaaaacactcGAATATTTCAGACACAATGAGTGACATATAATTACTCTGACGTGGATAAGTGAACCACTAAGTTGTTGctaactaactaaaataaatacacctagattttaaaaaaataaaaataaattataatatagaataatgtgaaaaagaaaacaaattcatttatgaaaatatttttaccatcttttctttatttcttttaaaaaaacaaacccTAAgctaaatttctaaaattcatgtccttatattaaaaattaaagaaaatattgttcAAGACATGTGCAGAAAATTCATATACTTGAACGATTAACGATTCTTCTTCCTTaatttagggcccgtttggatgggcttaataaaagcagctttaaaaaagtacttttgaaagtgctgaaacttatttttaaaataaccagttatgcgtttggataaaagtgctgaagttaaaaaaaaagttgttgatgtgtttggcaaataagtgctgataaacaacttttaaatcaaaatgtttgaaatacccttaaaagctgtttatataataaaagttaattaatttatattttacagccataaataattatattttgctatcattcacatatttctttctcatcacaaattatttataagagaaatataaacttattatagattttaaagatatataatttgaatagatcaaagaacgatttaagattttattttagtttcatccataggtaataataatagtctatcattcacatatttctttattatcacaaattatttataagaggaatataaatttttatttaagttatatgtgcaacttattttacattttaataatatataatttgaatagatcacttgaaagatttaagatttattttattttcattcattagtaatagtaattgtctatcatccacacgtgaaaagggaaaatagaagaaagagatgttagggttatgtgggtaatttggagattgtataaaaatattaagggtaaaaaggtaaaaatatggtcaacttaaaacagcttataagctggaaaaaaaaaagcacccctaccccagcttttaacttttggcttaaaataaatttttttaaacttaaaataagttattttgaggattgtcaaacagctaaataagtcaaaaatcaacttttaagtcagtttgaccagcttttaagctgagccaaataGGCTCTTAGTCAAGGTATCAAGGTTGACACTTTGTTTTGTTTAGTAGAAATCGTCTTGCAGGTAAAGTCGAGAGGTTCATCACGATAATTTCACGTgcaatagtataattttttcttttcctacaAAGTCATATGTTAATATGTTTTTAGTTCAGCTGCAGTAATATTTCTAGTGAACAAAACAAGGTGTTTTTCTTATGACCTCTCAGATAGAGTtattatttctactaaatatataaaagacgATCGGacatttcatatataaaattttgggcGAAATTAACGTCAAAAAATAGGCAAAAATTTAGGGAAGGACAAAAATGCACCAATATTGCAAACATGAGGACTATAAGTGCTCCATGTGAAAAATCAAGGATCACTTTGAGCCTTAACCCAAAGATGAAGTATTATTTTGAGCCTttcctccaaaaaaaatttcagagCAGCCCATAGATATAGCAAGTCATGAATTACcttattcttctttctttagTTTGAAGTATATTTGTTCTTTAAGTTGTCAAATACTTAATGGAAAGAAAGATGTTTTGTATATTATGATTGTCATAGTTAGTAGCAAATTACAATTACGAATTTTCAAAGGCTaagaaacaaacataaaatactaaaaattattaagtaaaaCGGTGCATTTAAACTGTTTGATAAAATGCCTAAATGAACATTTCAAAaattagaaagagaaaaaaggaaatcaaatttttttttaaaaaaaatagtcttttcaatgttttttcatTGTTGGGATCCTCAAATTTATCTCTGATGTGTCTAATTTGGATGTATCTCACGCATTTTGTCAGGTAGGATTCGAGTGTCTTTTTATAGTTAAGGTGTCAATTTGTGCAGTGACAAAGTTAAAAGGTCAAAGTTataatttgaagtcaagttaagGATCCAATTATGTGTTATGCctataatatatgttatatatataagaatatacatatccatcattaatttatatttatataacaataaaaaataatgataatatttttatttttatttttttctgaattGAAGTAGGAAAAATATTtgctaatttttaaaaaatattattagaaaaagaatatgtcaaaaataaaacaataatatatttatttcgaAATGAGTATTTTTGAcccattaaataataataaggacATTTTTGAACCAAATTATTGTCGATAAGGCACTTTTGGACTGAACTACGAAAGAAGGGCATTTTTTCCTTAcgtatagtttaagggtatttgaAGTCAAAGTATTGATGGTAAGGATATAATTTAGCCAAACTATAAACGGATGACATTTTTGTTACTTTCATATAGCTTCGTTGGACGTGTTCCTTTGACATGTTTCAATCGTCAGCTTTCTTCTTCTCAACATTTCTGACCCTTTTCGTAAAactaatttcaaataatttttttattttatttttttaaactcatgtatttaatttttcacatatacattattttttgaattctttgattattattatttgacttttttattattattttattttttctttcaacttttggtgtaaaaataagagaaataaaaagaaagaagtgagaataataaaagagaaaaggaatttaaaactaattttctatattgtaatttagCTTTTATATATGTGAACTAAATTTGGGGCatctataataatttttacaaaaaaatgatttaataaataaatttgaccagcaaattaaaaaaaattacctaattttatttgacagaaaaattgaaaatttaaaaagaccTTTTTAGTCTTGTGATTTGAAATTAAACTTATGCAATATACTAAAATACTCTTTAATTTTGTTACCTTAAACATgttacttaaaaaattaaaattaaaatgttggCCCAAAAAATTgaccattcttttttaaatataataataattataataataataataagaagtcactcttttttaaataaacttaaatataaaaagacGTTTAAGTTAAAGCTCCATGACATAATTTTATGGGACTCCATATCAGAGTTGTTTATAgagttgaagttttgtttgaATATGCTATCtatatttaaaagtatttcttttttttgctaGTAGactataaaatttcataaattgtaaaaattattaagataACTCCAATTGGTTATATATATAACCTTGCCAAATAAGCAAAAGttcaaaatagaaatataatacACATCTACCACAAAgttattataacaaaaaaaatacaatatttattaatcaaactttagtttaataaaataataaaattgaacacGAATTGTAGATTATAGTATACTACTCCTTTATATAATCCTCTCACATACTACAGACGATTAACAACTTTCTCACATTCATCATGCATTTCTCAATATAAATGATATACATGTTgttaaaaatagtaatatcaattataaatttaattgataagAATAATAGTTATATATGATATAACTGGTTTAAAAGTTTGTAAGGATAACAATATCAACTAtaatattatttacatatataataaatgattataagatataaaatagtggattttttatttttacgaaATACAAACAAGTAGATCAATTtctataattgaaaaatatataaaactaaatATTCAAACaccaattttatttcattatttttaaattatgagaTAAAATCACGTGTCCAAACGCTAATTAAGAGGGTGTCTCCATTGACTTCTGAAAGTATTTGgtaaatataaaatagaataacttaaaataagttagacCATCTCCAATCccactctattttactctccattctctatatttggtgagtaaaatagagaatggaCTCTCCAATCACCCTCTATTTCACTGTTTattctctatatatatagagagttGAATATTAGTTCTCCAAACTATTCTCACTCTCTATttcactttttcattattttattattttctattattttgttattaacatattatttttcatataaagtTATGAATTAAATCtctaatatttgaaatttttttaaatgtaatatgatattttttacaaatatatattatttaatatatactacatatattccgaattaataatattttatttaatttaattttttgtcaatttaatataatttaattttattattaattttcactatAAAAAATGCACGGTTTTAAATGGTCTATAATTGTTCAAAATATTCGTAATTGACGTTCTCAATAGAAGAAATATTACACGATGAAAGAATAATTGAGTCGAAAAGATGTTGAACGTACATTCGGAGGTTTGCAATCACGTTTTGCAATTATCATAGGATAATCAcgttttttttggaaaaaagaaaGTGCTACATGATATAATGACTACATGTATTATATTGCACAACATAATTGAGGATACACGTAATCTTAATGCACCAATTCAAGATGTCGTAAAGGCTCCAATCGCAACAAAAAAAATGGTGATAGACGAAAATCTTCAATTGGAACAATTTTTAGCTAGACATTAAAAAATTACGGACAAAAATGCTCATTTTAAATTCCATTATGTGTTAATAGAATGTGAGCAAAGTAATACTAATATTGAAAGTTGTGTACTTATGTAATGCTAGTATAATcaaatttcattaataatattgaAAGTATATATGTAATGCTTGTATAATCAAATTCAATTaatgatttcacttttatttaaattgttcattaatttgtttattaCATAATATTTGCTTTAAGGTAtgttatttagaaatttataataaaatataattttatattaaaaaaattgtaaaaaataaaaatttatatacatgaaaataatataaaaatgattatttcgaaaaaagaaacaatggatttatattattaaataagaaaataggactgaaatagaaataataatataatattaagaagagagaaaaagtaaaaagagaATTGAGTTGGAGTTGGATAAAAAGGCTATATTTGGAGAGTGAAATAGATTACAGGGTTGGAGATGCCCTTAGAAAGTGTTTGACTAGATGAGATTCATGGGTTCAAAAGAATCCACTAGattttctatatttgtattaaaaagttaaataatacatatatatatatatatattaactcgTGAATTCCTAACAAAACTAATTAAtgactaaaaataaagaaagggtCGTGAAATACTTTTCACACCGATGTTTCGAGTGTGTACATAGCAACTAGCAAGTATTTTTTCACTCACTTTTCTTGATTAGCAAACATACTTGAGGTTCAAGTAAAACCAGGCCCAAACCCTTTTTAGTATTTGGACTATATAACCAAATCGTAGGCCCaaattttctctatttattcccctctctctctctccaatAATCAAATCGCTGCAAACGTTCACCGCTGTGAAACCTTTTCAGCCGCCGAGTTcctcaaaatatctttttttcgcCCAAATCCAATCGTAAAgttcatctctttctctctctgcCTTCCTGTTTTTCACGATGCAAAAACCCTAATCATGATTTATTTAGCGGTCTTCTTATATGATTTGTCATGATtttgttttctgttttttttttcgtttgtTGTCTGATAATTTATCGAAATGATAAGGAAGAAAAAATGAGttcaaagatgaaatttttgttCAGTTATAGATTTCTTGTTATTAATTAGATTAACTTTTTGAATGAAAGCGAAAAAGAAAGTTCAAAGAtggaatttttatttagttCCATTTTCTGTTTCTTAATTAGATGATATAGAGGATTCATAAAGTTGAATCCAACTAGTTTGGTATTGAAGGTAGAGTTTATTAATTGAACATCATATTTATCTTCCTTTGTTAATAGTTGTGTCATTTGTGGTTATTGACAGATCTTTCAAGCTCCAAGCAATTCTGTTTTTTTACTAGCAATGGCAACTAGTGAGTAATTGATCAATTGCcaaattggatattaattttgttatgctatttttctaatgttttttaCTTAATTGCAGGACTTCAATTTGAAAACTCGTGTGAAATTGGAGTTTTCTCAAAGCTGACCAATGCATATTGCTTGGTAGCTATTGGGGGTTCTGAAAACTTCTACAGGTTTGTTTTTTTCAATCTTGAAGTTATCTATTTCTTAATAGTATTTGGTAATATTGGAAAGTTATTTAGTTTGAAACtaaaagatttgaaaaagaATCATTGGAGCTGAGCATTCAAAATTTCCAAGATGAGAACACGGAAATCAGAGATAAAGATTGAATAAGTACTTGAGCTAGGAATATGGGAAATTACAATGAAGAAAGTGGGAAATGGATAGCCTTTTCCTCGTTCACTATTTAGGAACTTTAAAAATAGACTCCAATGTCTAGGCACAAATATAAAAGTTGTTATAATCTAGTTTTCAGGTTCTCAACTCAATGAAAATGATGTGATCTGTATATTTTTTCCAGCACATTTGAGTCTGAGCTATCAGGCATTATCCCAGTGATCAAAACCTCTATTGGAGGAACAAGGATAATTGGAAGACTCTGCGCTGGTACTTGACAACAACTCTAGCTATCTTGGAAATTTAATGTCTAGTTTCTCAGTGACTCTATTGGTTAACTAATTTCACTTCTCTGACTTTGTGCAGGAAACAAAAATGGTCTTCTCTTGCCTCACACTACTACAGATCAAGGTAATAATATATTCTCCATGctctagaaacatctttcttATTTGCGATGTGATTAACAGTAATTTCAACAAGTGGTGCACTTGTAAATCTTTGAGGTAAAGATCCTTAACTGGACTAGTATTCAATGGGTAGAAATCCATGTTTTTGTGCACTGTGCTATTTTTTATTAACAGTGTTATCCCGGTATTTCATCGGGTACTTATGTTTTGTTTCTGCTGTGGTATGAACCCTGGTATCAGAGGTTCACACCCTTGGGCCTTCTGGATGTGTTATACCGTTGTTTGTTATGATGATAAGTCTTAGAGATACTTTTGGTGGTTTAATCATCTGTTATACTTGATACCTACATATGTATTACCTATATCTTTTGCCCTTGTTATGTAGTATGTACCACCTTTCTTGActtatttgtttttcaattaggTTTGATGAACTTAGATCATGTTTGGGTTGACTGATTTCAAATTGGATAATTTGATAACAATTTTTATTGCCTATGTTAAACTTGACAATATGTAATTGTCTTTACAACAAAATAAGTGTTTGGaccttcaaaagaaaaaataaggcTCACCTAAATTGATGGAAGTTCTGAATCCATAAAATATGGTAAAAAGCGTAACAATTCCTTGTGTAGCATTTCtggttttatattttctttttatgtagTAGGATTGATTGACAACAATAGTGAAAATGAGAATGCGTCAAAAAAACTTGAACATACTAGTCCTTAATTGTCACTTGATATGATGATATCTCATGCTCATTTAGTGTAACAGAAGTTCTgcttgaaatatttaaattcttttcTCACTAAAGCTGAATTGACTTCTATCGCTCTCATCTTTGACTTTGGTTCtgcctttttatttttgtttctgctGGTAGAACTTCAGCACTTGAGGAACAGTCTGCCAGATGGAGTTGTGGTCCAGCGCATTGATGAGCGATTATCTGCCCTGGGCAACTGCATTGCTTGCAACGATCATGTTGCTCTGACACATACAGATCTTGACAAGGTAAATAATCTGTTTGGCTACTTTTTGCGGCAAATTGGAATGATATTGTGTAGATCTCTGATGTTTATTCCCCTCCCTGTTTATTAATGTCGAGGCATAAGCCAATTATTGTGTATTTTTGGATACAAATGGTCGGCATCTCATCTATAGTTTGTCTTATATAGAGAACTCAAGAACTCGTGAGATTAAACAAGTTAATCCTTGTCATAGAGTATTGCATTAGTGTGTTTTTCCAATATTCAGGAATGTGTAACGGGAGAAACGTTCTTCATAGATTATAGTCTCTACTCTCTATTAATGCAGTATAATGCTACAATGTCTGTAGGAGTTCTCTCTGCCTTGTTTATATTTTGCTCAACTTTGTTTATTTTACTCTTAGGTCAATTGTTTATGCTCCTCATATTAGTGCCTCGATCCTTTACTTTTCGTTGTATTCCTATTGTTTTTACCTCAACTAGTTGCGAGTTGCTCTTCTCATCATTTTGATTAATTGGGTTCTGTCACCTAAGATTGTCAAATGTAATTTTTGTCAGGAAACGGAAGAGATGATTGCTGATGTTCTTGGTGTGGAAGTTTTCAGGCAAACAATAGCAGGGAATATTCTTGTTGGCAGCTATTGTGCTATCTCAAACACAGGAGGTTTGGTAAGTAGGCAATCTTAAATGGAGGGAACAGGGTGATGGAGGAACAATCCTAATGCATAATATACATAAACAAGAATATAAGTGTTTTCATAATATACCATTATCACTAAGTCATACTTGTCACATCAGTTTGTACTTAGCTATGGTAAATTCATATTGTTTTGTTGCCTCATCTCGCTAAGACTTCTTTTTGGAGCAGGTACATCCTCATACGTCCATTGAAGACTTGGATGAGCTTTCAACTCTTCTTCAGGTTCCTCTGGTTGCAGGAACTGTGAACCGCGGTAGTGAAGTGATTGGTGCTGGATTGACTGTCAATGACTGGACAGCATTTACTGGCTCGGACACTACGGCAACAGAGCTATCTGTTATTGAAAGTGTTTTCAAGCTGAGAGAAGCTCAACCTACTGCTATTGTTGATGAGATGAGGAAATCATTGATCGACAGTTATGTCTAagttattatttaaattgtatgTACTACAAAATTATGGGTTGCTGCTTTAATTGTGTTTCCTATGTTAAATGGTCTCACTTGATAAAAAGcagatttatgtttttaatcTTATTTGCGTTTTCTGTTTTTCAAATGTATAATGTAGTACATTTGAGTATAAGAAATTTCTATCTCCATATAatattttccattttcataGTGTGTGttttattttgaaggaaaaagggtctgatatacctcTTAACTTTGTCATTAagagctgatataccctttgttatgaaagtggcttaTATATatccctacttgtaaacaaatggctcacattttcctctaacggaaatgaaaaaaataataattttcaatctaaatttttattatttttttctaaaaaatataatcccatatgagtaaatttaagtcaaacatatttttttgactttttttgtttcaatgactaatttataattattattttgataatcaaatttatttatatttcactaaTAATCTTGTAaaattgtagatgaccaaatttttttcgaatacgaaattaaattacaatacacacaaaaaaatagtttaattttttttctttaaactattTTGAATCTAAAAATTGCTTATGACTTATGGCCAGTTGGCTCACTACAAGAACTTACGTATCATCTTATTCAAGTGGGGATAAGAACATACATGTTCTATAGCTTTGAACATGGTTAAAGTCTTCAAGAGCAACAATgttattaaattagttaatttttctACATCTATAATCTCTGcattattaatacaaattcattgcaaaaaaaaaaagtgaaacagGAATTTAAAGAGGACATGTATATTTACACTATAGCTATGCCGaccataattaacaaaaatacaaaataaacatcaatttGAGCCTTAATTAATCATATCCACCATTGTCCAAAAACCTCAACCAAAATAAGCCTTAAAATCCTGCACAAATGCTATGTCACTGGCAAAGCTAGCTAGGGATCTATACACACTACATCTCCGTCATCTAGGAAGCATTCATCAGAATCAGAAGTACTTCCAGAAGCCGATTGCACTTCTTGGAGAAAACATTCCAACCGTTCAGGAGTAAACCAGTCTTCTGTCATCTATGAAACAACACCAAATTGCAAAAAACATCCCATTATAATGA harbors:
- the LOC101255078 gene encoding eukaryotic translation initiation factor 6-2, with protein sequence MATRLQFENSCEIGVFSKLTNAYCLVAIGGSENFYSTFESELSGIIPVIKTSIGGTRIIGRLCAGNKNGLLLPHTTTDQELQHLRNSLPDGVVVQRIDERLSALGNCIACNDHVALTHTDLDKETEEMIADVLGVEVFRQTIAGNILVGSYCAISNTGGLVHPHTSIEDLDELSTLLQVPLVAGTVNRGSEVIGAGLTVNDWTAFTGSDTTATELSVIESVFKLREAQPTAIVDEMRKSLIDSYV